In Capricornis sumatraensis isolate serow.1 chromosome 18, serow.2, whole genome shotgun sequence, one genomic interval encodes:
- the LOC138094566 gene encoding survival motor neuron protein, protein MAMGGGGGGSGGGFPEPEDSVLFRRGTGESDDSDVWDDTALIKAYDKAVASFKHALKNGDISEASEKPKGTPKRKSAKNKSQRKNTSSPSKQWKVGDKCCAIWSEDGCIYPATIASVDFKRETCVVVYTGYGNREEQNLSDLLSPTSEVANMEQNAQENENESQISTDESENSSRSPLNKPNNTRSRAAPWNSFLPPPPHMPGSGLGPGKAGLNFSGPPPPPPPPPPPHFLSCWLPPFPAGPPMIPPPPPICPDSLDDADALGSMLISWYMSGYHTGYYMGFKQSQKEGRHSHFN, encoded by the exons AGTGATGATTCTGATGTTTGGGATGATACAGCATTGATAAAAGCATATGATAAAGCTGTGGCTTCATTTAAG CACGCTCTGAAGAACGGTGACATTTCCGAAGCCTCAGAAAAACCAAAAGGCACACCTAAAAGAAAATCTGCTAAGAATAAAAGCCAAAGAAAGAACACCTCAAGTCCTTCAAAGCAG TGGAAAGTTGGTGACAAATGTTGTGCCATTTGGTCAGAAGATGGGTGCATTTACCCAGCTACTATCGCTTCAGTTGATTTTAAGAGAGAAACCTGTGTTGTGGTTTACACTGGATATGGAAATAGAGAGGAGCAAAATCTGTCCGATCTACTTTCCCCAACCTCTGAAGTAGCTAATATGGAGCAAAATGCTCAGGAG aatgaaaatgaaagtcaaattTCAACAGATGAAAGTGAGAACTCCTCCAGGTCTCCTCTAAATAAACCAAATAATACCAGGTCGAGAGCTGCTCCGTGGAACTCTTTTCTGCCTCCACCACCCCATATGCCAGGATCAGGCCTGGGACCAGGAAAG GCAGGTCTAAACTTCAGTGGCCCgccgccgccacccccacccccacccccaccgcattTCCTGTCCTGCTGGCTGCCTCCATTTCCTGCTGGACCACCA ATGATTCCCCCACCACCTCCCATATGTCCAGATTCTCTGGATGATGCTGATGCTTTGGGAAGTATGTTAATCTCTTGGTACATGAGTGGTTATCATACTGGTTATTACATG GGTTTCAAACAAAGTCAAAAGGAAGGAAGGCACTCACATTTCAATTAA